A window of the Burkholderia sp. 9120 genome harbors these coding sequences:
- a CDS encoding metallophosphoesterase: MSSHQPFDASRRNALKCLAFGSVGTVFVLAGGILTPMELALAADAKTSGVPLFLQISDSHIGFNKEANPDVAGTLKQTIDFVNAMPVKPALTIHTGDITHLSKPAEFDLAAQLMSGLNITELHTVPGEHDVTDGTGTEYFSRFGQASDNKGYYSFDHQGVHFVALVNVMHFKPNGLGGLGDDQLAWLENDLKGRSSSTPIVVFAHMPMWTIYEPWGWGTGDAGQAMSYLKRFGSVTVLNGHIHQIVSKVEGNITFHTARSTAYPQPTAGNGPGPGPLTVASDQLPRMLGVTRIKIAHHPLKATLDDKTLV, encoded by the coding sequence ATGTCGTCACATCAACCGTTCGACGCGTCACGTCGCAACGCGCTCAAATGCCTGGCATTCGGCAGCGTGGGCACCGTGTTCGTGCTGGCAGGCGGGATTCTCACGCCCATGGAACTGGCGCTCGCCGCCGACGCGAAAACGTCCGGCGTGCCGCTCTTCCTGCAGATCAGCGACTCGCATATCGGCTTTAACAAGGAGGCCAATCCGGACGTGGCGGGCACGCTGAAGCAGACCATCGACTTCGTCAACGCGATGCCGGTGAAGCCTGCGCTGACGATTCATACCGGCGATATCACGCACCTGTCGAAGCCCGCGGAATTCGATCTCGCGGCGCAACTCATGTCCGGCCTGAACATCACCGAGCTGCACACGGTGCCCGGCGAGCACGACGTGACCGACGGCACCGGCACCGAATACTTCAGCCGTTTCGGTCAGGCCTCGGACAACAAGGGCTATTACAGCTTCGATCATCAGGGCGTGCATTTCGTCGCGCTCGTCAACGTGATGCATTTCAAGCCGAACGGTCTGGGCGGTCTCGGCGACGACCAGCTCGCGTGGCTCGAAAACGATCTGAAAGGACGCTCGTCCAGCACACCGATCGTGGTGTTCGCGCACATGCCGATGTGGACAATTTATGAACCGTGGGGCTGGGGCACCGGCGACGCGGGCCAGGCGATGAGCTACCTGAAGCGCTTCGGCTCGGTGACGGTGCTCAACGGGCACATTCATCAGATCGTCTCGAAGGTGGAAGGCAACATCACGTTCCACACCGCGCGCTCCACGGCTTATCCGCAGCCGACCGCGGGCAACGGCCCTGGTCCCGGCCCGCTGACGGTGGCGAGCGACCAACTGCCCCGAATGCTCGGCGTGACCCGCATCAAGATCGCGCACCATCCGCTCAAGGCAACGCTCGACGATAAGACGCTGGTCTGA
- a CDS encoding glucose 1-dehydrogenase — MNQPVILITGALTGIGRATAVAFAQSGARLVVSGRRAAEGRALEQELRDLGADAHFIQADVRRDEEVASLVDQTVARFGRLDAAVNNAGTEGQPGAITNQTAESYTATFDTNVLGTLLSMKHELRVMSAQKSGSVVNVSSTYGHEGAAFASVYAGSKHAVEGMTKSAALEVASLGVRVNAVAPGPTDTGMLDRFTGTPENKAALAAKVPLGRIGKPDDVARAIVFLASEAASFVTGQIVSVDGGKTAG; from the coding sequence ATGAACCAGCCCGTCATTCTGATCACCGGCGCACTCACCGGCATCGGCCGCGCCACCGCCGTCGCTTTCGCGCAAAGCGGCGCCCGCCTCGTCGTCTCCGGTCGCCGCGCGGCCGAGGGCCGCGCACTCGAACAGGAACTGCGCGATCTCGGCGCGGATGCCCACTTCATCCAGGCCGACGTGCGCCGCGATGAAGAAGTGGCGAGCCTCGTCGACCAGACTGTCGCCCGCTTCGGCCGCCTCGACGCCGCCGTCAACAACGCCGGCACAGAAGGCCAACCCGGCGCGATCACGAACCAGACCGCCGAGAGCTACACCGCCACGTTCGATACCAACGTGCTCGGCACGCTGCTCAGCATGAAGCACGAACTGCGCGTGATGTCGGCGCAAAAGAGCGGCAGCGTGGTGAACGTGTCGTCGACCTACGGTCATGAAGGCGCCGCCTTCGCGTCGGTCTACGCGGGCAGCAAGCATGCGGTGGAAGGCATGACCAAATCCGCCGCGCTCGAAGTCGCGTCGCTCGGCGTGCGTGTGAATGCGGTTGCGCCGGGACCGACCGACACCGGCATGCTCGACCGTTTCACCGGCACGCCGGAAAACAAGGCGGCGCTCGCGGCGAAGGTGCCGCTCGGCCGGATCGGCAAGCCGGATGACGTGGCGCGCGCAATCGTCTTTCTCGCCTCGGAAGCCGCGTCGTTCGTGACGGGGCAGATCGTCAGCGTCGATGGCGGCAAGACCGCAGGCTGA
- a CDS encoding alkene reductase, giving the protein MNASSELKLLSPANVGPMSLSHRVVLAPMTRLRADPDDSPSAMMVEYYRQRASAGGLMITESAHPSHDSRGYLGAPGIYTDEHVNAWRKITDAVHARGARIVMQIAHDGRQSHVDLSWGNAPVAPSVVPYDTTVFTQNGWVPNSPHRALELDEIPALIRSFRDAAARAKDAGFDGVELHNANGYLADTFLQDGTNRRTDAYGGTLEKRARFSLEAVEAFASVWGADRVGVRVSPSGQWGAISDSDPEATFGYFAQRLNEYGLAYLHVIEPRVMGTETLVEGQTPVASAFLRRFFSGPIIAAGGFDRDGAEQILQRGDADLVAFGRWFSSNPDLPERFRLGQPLTQYNREAFWGGDERGYLDFSTYAEGVAA; this is encoded by the coding sequence ATGAACGCTTCTTCCGAACTGAAACTGCTGTCGCCGGCCAACGTCGGGCCGATGTCGTTGTCCCATCGCGTGGTCCTCGCCCCGATGACGCGCCTGCGCGCCGATCCGGACGACAGCCCCAGCGCGATGATGGTCGAGTACTACCGGCAGCGCGCGTCCGCAGGCGGCCTGATGATCACCGAAAGCGCGCATCCGTCGCACGACAGCCGCGGCTATCTCGGCGCGCCCGGCATCTACACCGACGAGCACGTCAACGCATGGCGCAAGATCACCGACGCGGTCCACGCACGCGGCGCGCGCATCGTCATGCAGATCGCGCACGACGGCCGGCAATCGCACGTCGACCTGAGCTGGGGCAATGCGCCGGTGGCGCCGTCGGTGGTGCCTTATGACACGACCGTGTTCACGCAGAACGGCTGGGTGCCGAACTCGCCGCACCGTGCGCTCGAACTCGACGAAATTCCCGCGCTGATCCGCTCGTTCCGCGACGCGGCGGCGCGTGCGAAAGATGCCGGTTTCGATGGTGTCGAATTGCACAACGCCAACGGATACCTCGCCGATACATTCCTGCAGGACGGCACCAACAGACGCACCGATGCCTACGGCGGCACGCTCGAGAAGCGCGCGCGCTTTTCGCTCGAAGCCGTCGAGGCATTCGCTTCGGTGTGGGGCGCGGATCGCGTCGGCGTGCGGGTCTCGCCGAGCGGCCAGTGGGGCGCCATTTCGGACAGCGATCCGGAAGCGACGTTCGGTTACTTCGCGCAACGGCTAAACGAGTACGGTCTCGCGTATCTGCACGTGATCGAACCGCGCGTGATGGGCACGGAAACGCTGGTCGAGGGGCAAACGCCGGTTGCGTCCGCGTTCCTGCGCCGGTTTTTCAGCGGACCGATCATCGCCGCGGGTGGTTTCGATCGCGACGGCGCCGAGCAGATTCTGCAACGCGGTGACGCCGACCTGGTGGCATTCGGCCGGTGGTTTTCGTCGAACCCGGATTTGCCCGAGCGTTTCCGGCTCGGACAGCCACTGACTCAGTACAACCGCGAAGCGTTCTGGGGTGGCGACGAACGCGGCTATCTCGACTTTTCCACTTACGCGGAAGGCGTCGCGGCTTAA
- a CDS encoding glutathione S-transferase has protein sequence MTTETLTLYHGVSSPNSRRVRVFLAEKGLTVPLVAVDLGKGEQHGDAYRAINPRRVVPTLVLADGTSIGEVPVIQRYIEDIYPDVPLLGTTAKDKALIAMWDRRVEQEGFASVMEAIRNLAAGLKGRAIAGPHDYAQIPELVERSRQRTVNFLADLDERLQDTAFVAGDRFSVADITALVTIDFAAKAIDLPVPTALQSVKRWYDGVSARASAAA, from the coding sequence ATGACAACCGAAACATTGACGCTGTACCACGGCGTTTCGTCGCCGAATTCACGCCGTGTCCGCGTCTTTCTCGCTGAGAAAGGCCTCACGGTCCCGCTCGTCGCGGTCGACCTCGGCAAAGGCGAACAACACGGCGACGCCTATCGCGCGATCAACCCACGGCGGGTCGTCCCGACGCTGGTGCTCGCGGACGGCACGTCGATCGGCGAGGTGCCGGTGATTCAGCGCTACATCGAAGACATCTATCCGGACGTGCCGCTTCTCGGCACCACCGCGAAAGACAAAGCGTTGATCGCGATGTGGGACCGGCGCGTGGAACAGGAGGGTTTCGCGTCGGTGATGGAAGCGATCCGCAATCTAGCGGCGGGTTTGAAGGGCCGCGCGATTGCCGGGCCGCACGATTACGCGCAGATTCCCGAGCTTGTAGAACGCAGCCGGCAGCGCACCGTCAATTTTCTGGCGGATCTCGACGAGCGCCTGCAAGACACGGCTTTTGTAGCGGGCGATCGTTTCTCGGTGGCCGACATTACCGCGCTGGTCACGATCGATTTCGCGGCCAAGGCGATCGATCTGCCCGTGCCGACGGCGTTGCAGTCGGTGAAGCGCTGGTATGACGGTGTATCGGCGCGAGCCAGTGCTGCAGCGTGA
- a CDS encoding M1 family metallopeptidase, with amino-acid sequence MRINFRLQIQCLALAGIVVLAGCGGSDGSPSPSSKAAQPPVAASEAALTPPAAPVVADTSINRSVPPVELPDTVTPINYKLWFRPNPALSSFDGRADVQIKVQKAVNAITIAGHRIKFTNGTITLQPGNISLIATPQDDGDFYQLRPVSGQIAAGNYSLHMEWSGIINFKTYDDPVAKTGGSCGDDPYPGCSAAEGVFRVDLKSTDGSTSGAILTQGETNLSRQWFPGWDEPAFRPTYEVSAEVPQNWNVVSNAAEKPAVNVDSGYKLVSFEKTPPMPSYLLFFGGGQFDILEDDFTSPLPDGKGLHLRIFTPPGMRDWAKPAMQQTKQALDYYYRYTGIPLPLTKFDTIAANDAFKDQKDLNFGGMENWGAILEFADDILPPPGTPMSDYGVTVLTHEAAHQWFGDLVTLDWWDDVWLNESFATFFENKTKVRFFPDRFNWVDNVKEKYAVINADLKSTAFPVQPNFNGWASNDFVLSASAFTYNKGGHVLKMLENYLGEDLLRKGLQSYLADYSLGNGTPKRLWDELSKASGQPMGAIGDSFVRQTGVPLISLDTQCDLTTNQTVVTLKQSPFPNQNQYPGTQWTIPLTLAYGDGLTSRKTIALKDTQTQLRLNGCSAVLADPSGLDYYVTNYSNTAWSQLLAQGNALKDPVLLTSLQLEAKLLVKNGLADPSRATSIGSLSPTAAPLARQMLMTAPTTQSQRPTIRYQGKFRLKPQAQQGQ; translated from the coding sequence ATGCGTATAAATTTCCGATTGCAGATACAGTGCCTCGCACTTGCCGGAATCGTGGTTCTGGCGGGATGCGGCGGTAGCGACGGCTCGCCTTCGCCGAGCAGCAAGGCCGCGCAGCCTCCCGTCGCCGCGTCCGAAGCCGCGCTGACGCCGCCGGCCGCACCGGTCGTTGCCGATACATCGATCAACAGGAGCGTGCCGCCGGTCGAGTTGCCGGACACCGTCACGCCGATCAACTACAAGCTGTGGTTCCGGCCGAACCCGGCGCTCTCGTCGTTCGACGGCCGCGCGGACGTGCAGATCAAGGTGCAGAAAGCGGTCAATGCGATCACGATTGCCGGCCACCGGATCAAGTTCACCAACGGCACGATCACGCTGCAGCCGGGCAACATCTCGCTGATCGCCACCCCGCAGGACGACGGCGATTTCTACCAGCTCCGCCCGGTCAGCGGCCAGATCGCCGCCGGCAACTACTCGCTGCATATGGAGTGGAGCGGCATCATCAACTTCAAGACCTACGACGATCCCGTCGCGAAGACCGGCGGCAGTTGCGGCGACGATCCGTATCCGGGCTGCTCCGCGGCCGAAGGCGTGTTCCGCGTCGATCTGAAGTCGACCGACGGCAGCACCAGCGGCGCGATTCTCACGCAGGGCGAGACGAATCTGTCGCGGCAATGGTTCCCCGGCTGGGACGAACCGGCTTTCCGGCCGACCTATGAGGTGAGCGCCGAAGTCCCGCAGAACTGGAACGTCGTCTCGAACGCGGCCGAAAAACCGGCGGTGAACGTGGATAGCGGCTACAAGCTGGTGTCGTTCGAGAAGACGCCGCCCATGCCGTCGTATCTGCTGTTCTTCGGCGGCGGTCAGTTCGATATTCTCGAAGACGACTTCACGAGCCCGCTGCCCGACGGCAAGGGTCTGCATCTGCGTATCTTCACGCCGCCCGGCATGCGTGACTGGGCCAAACCGGCGATGCAGCAGACCAAGCAGGCGCTCGATTACTACTATCGCTACACCGGGATTCCGTTGCCGCTCACCAAGTTCGACACGATCGCCGCGAACGACGCGTTCAAGGACCAGAAGGACCTGAACTTCGGCGGCATGGAGAACTGGGGGGCGATTCTGGAATTCGCCGACGACATTCTGCCGCCGCCCGGCACGCCGATGTCCGACTACGGCGTGACGGTCCTCACGCATGAAGCCGCGCACCAGTGGTTCGGCGATCTCGTCACGCTCGACTGGTGGGACGACGTGTGGCTCAACGAATCGTTCGCGACGTTCTTCGAGAACAAGACCAAGGTGCGCTTCTTCCCGGACCGCTTCAACTGGGTCGACAACGTGAAGGAAAAGTACGCGGTGATCAACGCCGACCTGAAGTCGACCGCTTTCCCGGTGCAGCCGAACTTCAATGGCTGGGCGTCGAACGACTTCGTGCTGAGCGCGAGCGCCTTCACGTACAACAAGGGCGGCCACGTGCTGAAGATGCTGGAGAACTATCTCGGCGAAGACTTGCTGCGTAAAGGCCTGCAGTCGTATCTGGCCGATTACTCGCTCGGCAACGGTACGCCGAAGCGCCTGTGGGACGAACTGAGCAAGGCGAGCGGGCAGCCGATGGGCGCGATCGGCGACAGCTTCGTGCGGCAAACGGGGGTGCCGTTGATCTCGCTGGATACGCAGTGCGATCTGACGACCAACCAGACCGTCGTGACGTTGAAACAGTCGCCGTTCCCGAACCAGAACCAGTATCCGGGCACGCAGTGGACGATTCCGTTGACGCTCGCTTATGGCGACGGACTCACGTCGCGCAAGACGATTGCGCTGAAGGACACGCAAACCCAACTGCGGTTGAACGGCTGTTCCGCGGTGCTCGCCGATCCGAGCGGTCTCGACTACTACGTGACCAACTACAGCAACACCGCGTGGAGTCAGTTGCTCGCGCAGGGTAATGCGCTGAAGGATCCTGTGCTGCTGACGAGCCTGCAACTGGAGGCGAAGTTGCTGGTGAAGAACGGCCTGGCCGATCCGTCGCGGGCCACGAGTATCGGTTCGCTCAGTCCGACGGCCGCACCGCTCGCGCGTCAGATGCTGATGACGGCGCCGACCACGCAGTCGCAACGTCCGACGATCCGCTATCAGGGCAAGTTCCGGCTGAAGCCGCAGGCGCAGCAGGGGCAATAA
- a CDS encoding HAD family phosphatase, protein MNVPIALVLFDMEGVLSHYDRAARVERLAAISGCTPDTVRDAIWTSGLEGRVDAGQIDDDDYLSELSALLAYPVSRDDWLTARHASITPNLEVIALAASVAQHRRIAVLTNNCRMLAENIGYLNSPVARLFGPDVYASASFGAAKPAAQTYWRCVEQLGVPAAETLFVDDTQANVNGAIDAGLQGYLFVGAAELRDEFKRRDLI, encoded by the coding sequence ATGAACGTACCGATCGCGCTGGTTCTGTTCGACATGGAGGGGGTGCTCTCGCATTACGATCGCGCCGCGCGAGTCGAGCGTCTCGCGGCAATTTCAGGTTGCACGCCGGACACGGTGCGTGACGCGATCTGGACGTCGGGTCTCGAAGGCCGCGTCGACGCGGGCCAGATTGATGACGACGACTACCTGAGCGAGTTGAGCGCGCTGCTGGCTTATCCGGTTAGCCGCGACGACTGGCTGACGGCGCGCCATGCGTCGATCACGCCGAACCTCGAAGTCATTGCGCTGGCCGCGAGCGTCGCGCAACATCGGCGCATTGCGGTGCTGACGAATAATTGCCGGATGCTGGCCGAGAACATCGGTTATCTGAACTCGCCGGTGGCGCGGCTGTTTGGTCCTGACGTTTACGCTTCGGCGTCGTTCGGTGCAGCGAAACCCGCAGCGCAGACGTATTGGCGCTGCGTCGAACAACTCGGCGTGCCGGCTGCGGAAACGCTGTTCGTCGACGACACCCAGGCCAATGTCAACGGTGCGATCGACGCCGGTTTGCAGGGCTATCTTTTCGTCGGCGCCGCCGAACTGCGCGACGAGTTCAAGCGACGCGATCTGATCTAG
- a CDS encoding YkgJ family cysteine cluster protein, with translation MDDINFECTACGKCCHDLRLPLTLAEAAAWLARGGQMELLCEAIPWPVEPEAGNEQAAYKKARSAPTMSGTLPVRVSVLLVAAFAGPCPNLDADMRCRIYEQRPLVCRIYPAEINPFVPLAPENKGCPPEAWQHTPLQRHGVLVDETTRELVGESRRMSELEAALRVKLCLALGMNEAALANEGFVIYAPDSDALRNALEQIRTTPDALVEAEPWTFVSNRAVTVETLLSVGATGRLSEPTTDAHFRYHGYFPAEPA, from the coding sequence GTGGACGATATCAACTTTGAATGCACGGCCTGCGGTAAGTGCTGCCACGATTTACGCCTGCCGCTAACGCTGGCCGAGGCGGCCGCGTGGCTCGCGCGAGGCGGCCAGATGGAGCTGCTGTGCGAGGCCATTCCATGGCCGGTCGAACCCGAAGCCGGCAACGAACAGGCCGCCTACAAGAAGGCGCGTTCGGCGCCGACCATGAGCGGCACGTTGCCGGTGCGCGTCTCGGTCCTGCTGGTCGCCGCGTTCGCCGGCCCCTGTCCGAATCTGGACGCCGACATGCGCTGCCGTATCTACGAACAGCGGCCGCTGGTGTGCCGGATCTATCCCGCCGAAATCAATCCTTTCGTGCCGCTTGCACCGGAAAACAAGGGCTGTCCGCCGGAAGCCTGGCAGCACACGCCGCTGCAACGGCATGGCGTGCTGGTCGATGAAACGACGCGAGAACTCGTTGGCGAGTCGCGCCGTATGAGTGAGCTCGAGGCCGCGTTGCGCGTGAAGTTGTGTCTCGCGCTGGGTATGAACGAAGCGGCGCTGGCCAACGAAGGTTTCGTGATCTATGCGCCGGACAGCGACGCGCTGCGCAACGCGCTCGAACAGATTCGCACGACGCCGGACGCTCTGGTTGAAGCCGAGCCGTGGACCTTCGTGTCGAATCGCGCGGTGACGGTGGAAACGCTGCTGTCGGTCGGCGCGACGGGTCGTCTCAGCGAACCCACGACAGACGCGCATTTCCGCTATCACGGTTATTTCCCGGCGGAACCGGCGTGA
- a CDS encoding sigma-54 dependent transcriptional regulator → MKAITRRVIYFTRDPSADLLASFQAREWNVEVIGSVQEVRQVMQDGSLAGGLVDFSSVYEPRDAAMLEACLALPTIGWVAMAAATQLDDANSRRLVRDYCFDYITLPAANERIVDTVGHACGMISLGEPAFIDTAEAEGEMIGTCDAMLALFRSIRKVATTDAPVFIAGESGTGKELTAAAIHARSPRRKAPFVAINCGAIPPHLLQSELFGYERGAFTGANQRKVGRVETANGGTLFLDEIGDLPFESQANLLRFLQESTIERLGGQGSIDIDVRIICATHVDMEAAIEAGRFRADLYHRLCVLRIDEPPLRTRGKDIELLALSTLDRYRKDASRRLYGFSPDAITAMHQYDWPGNVRELINRVRRAIVMSEGRTISAEDLELSSYATTLPVTLAQARETAERQAIELALLRHRGRPGDAARELSISRATLYRLLAAHGMREGVESEARA, encoded by the coding sequence ATGAAGGCCATTACGCGGCGCGTCATCTATTTCACCCGGGATCCTTCGGCGGATCTGCTCGCGAGCTTCCAGGCGCGCGAATGGAACGTCGAAGTCATCGGCTCGGTTCAGGAAGTGCGGCAAGTCATGCAGGACGGCTCGCTGGCCGGTGGCCTTGTCGATTTTTCGAGCGTGTACGAGCCGCGCGACGCGGCCATGCTCGAAGCCTGTCTGGCCTTGCCGACCATCGGCTGGGTGGCGATGGCCGCGGCCACGCAACTCGACGACGCGAATTCACGCCGGCTGGTGCGGGACTACTGCTTCGACTACATCACGCTGCCGGCCGCCAACGAAAGAATCGTCGACACCGTGGGCCACGCCTGCGGCATGATCTCGCTCGGCGAACCGGCGTTCATCGACACCGCGGAGGCCGAAGGCGAGATGATCGGCACCTGCGACGCCATGCTCGCGCTGTTCCGCTCGATCCGCAAAGTCGCCACCACCGACGCGCCGGTGTTCATTGCCGGCGAGTCCGGCACCGGTAAGGAACTGACCGCCGCCGCGATCCACGCGCGTTCGCCGCGCCGCAAGGCGCCGTTCGTCGCGATCAATTGCGGCGCGATTCCGCCGCATCTGCTGCAATCCGAGTTGTTCGGCTACGAGCGTGGCGCGTTCACGGGCGCGAATCAGCGCAAAGTCGGGCGCGTCGAAACGGCCAACGGCGGCACGCTGTTTCTCGACGAAATCGGCGATCTGCCGTTTGAGAGCCAGGCGAACCTGCTGCGTTTTCTGCAGGAAAGCACCATTGAACGTTTGGGCGGGCAGGGTTCCATCGATATCGACGTGCGCATTATCTGCGCGACTCACGTGGACATGGAAGCCGCGATCGAAGCCGGCCGGTTTCGCGCCGACCTGTATCACCGTTTGTGCGTGTTGCGGATCGACGAGCCGCCGTTGCGCACGCGCGGCAAGGACATCGAGTTGCTCGCGCTGTCCACGCTCGACCGCTATCGCAAGGACGCAAGCCGCCGGTTATATGGCTTCTCACCGGACGCGATCACGGCCATGCATCAATACGATTGGCCCGGCAACGTGCGCGAACTGATCAACCGGGTGCGTCGTGCCATCGTCATGTCGGAAGGGCGCACGATCAGCGCCGAAGATCTCGAACTGTCGAGCTACGCCACGACGCTGCCGGTGACGCTCGCGCAGGCACGCGAAACCGCCGAACGCCAGGCGATTGAACTCGCGCTGTTGCGTCATCGCGGCCGCCCCGGCGACGCCGCCCGTGAACTCAGCATTTCACGCGCCACGCTGTACCGTTTGCTGGCCGCGCACGGCATGCGCGAAGGTGTGGAAAGCGAAGCGCGCGCCTGA
- a CDS encoding epoxide hydrolase family protein yields MRIDPFHVAIPDADIDDLRRRIRATRWAPATPSPAWQQGADNAWLRELAAYWADAFDWRAAERKLNAQPQFLAHVDRQRVHFVHRRGEGPAPYPLVVTHGWPGSFFEFHTLIEHLCNPAAFGGDPADSFDVVAPSLPGFAFSPAPAQPGCSAFQVADLWASLMQGLGYERFGAQGGDLGAGVSVALAARHPQQVDGIHLNFLPSSYEPAIGADRQPLTPAEENYLRSKTEWATLEGGYAHLHGTKPLTLAASLNDSPVGLAAWIGEKFRAWSDCGGEIERVFSKDDLLTDISLYWYTQSIGPSIQMYWENRLQPMRFAADQRVVPPVGFASFPKEINHPPRSWLERTFDVQQWTEMPSGGHFAAMEQPALLAHEIRTFFRPLRHSVK; encoded by the coding sequence ATGCGGATAGACCCGTTTCACGTTGCCATTCCCGACGCCGACATCGACGATCTGCGCAGGCGGATTCGCGCGACGCGCTGGGCGCCGGCCACGCCGTCGCCCGCGTGGCAGCAAGGCGCCGACAACGCGTGGCTGCGTGAACTGGCCGCCTATTGGGCCGACGCTTTCGACTGGCGCGCGGCGGAGCGCAAGCTGAATGCGCAGCCGCAATTCCTCGCCCATGTCGACCGTCAGCGCGTGCACTTCGTGCATCGGCGCGGTGAAGGTCCCGCGCCGTATCCGCTAGTTGTGACGCACGGCTGGCCGGGCTCGTTCTTCGAGTTCCACACGCTTATCGAGCACTTGTGCAATCCGGCCGCGTTCGGCGGTGACCCCGCGGATTCGTTCGACGTCGTCGCGCCGTCGCTGCCTGGCTTCGCGTTTTCACCGGCGCCGGCTCAGCCAGGCTGTTCCGCGTTTCAGGTGGCCGACCTGTGGGCGTCGTTGATGCAGGGGCTCGGCTACGAGCGTTTCGGCGCGCAGGGCGGCGACCTTGGCGCGGGCGTGTCGGTGGCGCTGGCCGCGCGGCATCCGCAGCAAGTCGACGGGATTCACCTCAACTTTCTGCCGTCCTCGTATGAACCCGCGATCGGCGCGGACCGGCAGCCGCTCACGCCCGCCGAAGAAAACTATCTGCGCTCGAAAACCGAATGGGCCACGCTCGAAGGCGGCTACGCCCACTTGCACGGCACGAAGCCGCTCACGCTGGCGGCGTCGCTCAACGATTCGCCGGTGGGACTCGCCGCCTGGATCGGCGAAAAGTTTCGTGCGTGGAGCGATTGCGGCGGCGAGATAGAGCGGGTGTTCTCGAAAGACGACCTGCTCACCGACATTTCGCTCTACTGGTACACGCAAAGCATCGGCCCGTCGATCCAGATGTACTGGGAGAACCGTTTGCAACCGATGCGCTTCGCCGCGGATCAACGCGTCGTGCCGCCAGTTGGCTTCGCGAGTTTCCCGAAGGAGATCAACCATCCGCCGCGTAGCTGGCTCGAACGAACCTTCGACGTCCAGCAGTGGACCGAGATGCCGAGCGGCGGCCATTTCGCGGCCATGGAACAGCCCGCGTTACTCGCCCACGAGATCCGCACGTTTTTCAGACCCTTGCGGCATAGCGTCAAATAG
- a CDS encoding CidA/LrgA family protein, which produces MLGALAALLTFQCLGEGISYLFHVPVPGPVIGMLLLFGFLMLRPQAADAIEPTALELLRHLSLLFVPAGVGIMVSAERIRGDALAVIVSIAVSTTLTIAVAALVTRALMRRQRTDPVAPEAAS; this is translated from the coding sequence ATGCTTGGAGCGCTCGCTGCCCTACTCACGTTTCAGTGCCTCGGTGAAGGCATTTCGTACCTGTTCCATGTGCCCGTACCCGGACCCGTGATCGGCATGCTGCTGTTATTCGGCTTCCTCATGCTGCGTCCGCAAGCCGCCGACGCGATCGAGCCGACCGCGCTCGAATTGCTGCGTCATCTGTCCTTGCTGTTCGTGCCGGCCGGCGTCGGCATCATGGTGTCGGCCGAGCGGATTCGCGGCGACGCGCTGGCGGTGATCGTCTCCATTGCGGTGAGCACGACGCTCACGATCGCCGTGGCCGCGCTCGTCACGCGTGCATTGATGCGCCGGCAGCGGACTGATCCGGTCGCGCCGGAGGCCGCATCGTGA
- a CDS encoding LrgB family protein has translation MTAIPKLGAIWVYLAASPLLGLTITLIAYLIAQMLYTKARFNPLANPVLIAVALLVALLEITHTPYATYFEGAQFVHFLLGPATVALALPLYRQWPKLRRSALPLIGGLVAGSLTAIVSAVGVAAMFGASHQTLASLAPKSATTPIAMAVASEIGGIPSLTAVLVISTGVFGAVFARAILNALRIVEPEVRGFALGIASHGIGTARAFQVSEEMGAFAGLGMGLNAIFTAFVVPVLMPLAARWLMG, from the coding sequence GTGACCGCCATTCCGAAGCTCGGCGCGATCTGGGTCTATCTCGCCGCGAGCCCGCTGCTCGGGTTGACCATCACGTTGATCGCGTATCTGATCGCCCAGATGCTCTACACCAAAGCGCGCTTCAATCCGCTCGCCAATCCGGTGCTGATCGCGGTGGCGTTGCTGGTCGCGCTGCTCGAAATCACCCACACGCCGTATGCGACGTACTTCGAAGGCGCGCAGTTCGTGCACTTCCTGCTCGGCCCCGCGACGGTGGCGCTCGCGCTACCGCTTTACCGGCAGTGGCCCAAACTGCGCCGCTCGGCCTTGCCGCTGATCGGCGGGCTGGTCGCCGGATCGCTGACGGCGATCGTTTCGGCAGTGGGCGTGGCGGCGATGTTCGGCGCGTCGCATCAAACGCTCGCCTCGCTCGCACCTAAATCCGCGACCACGCCGATCGCCATGGCGGTGGCGTCGGAAATCGGCGGTATTCCTTCGTTGACGGCGGTGCTCGTTATCTCGACCGGCGTGTTCGGCGCCGTATTCGCGCGCGCGATTCTCAACGCGCTGCGGATCGTGGAACCGGAGGTGCGGGGCTTCGCGCTCGGCATCGCGTCGCACGGTATCGGTACGGCCCGGGCGTTTCAGGTCAGCGAGGAAATGGGCGCGTTCGCCGGTCTGGGCATGGGGCTCAACGCCATCTTCACCGCGTTCGTCGTGCCGGTGTTGATGCCGCTGGCGGCGCGGTGGTTGATGGGTTGA